aagccttgaaatctctttgaacttcttcttcttctttgtaccaaaaagctttctgaagttttctggttttctaaaccttgaaaacttgtgctattcatccttttcattctcttctccctttgccaaaaagaattcgtcaaggactaaccgcctgaattctttttgtgtctcttttctcccttttccaaaagaacaaaggactaacagcctgaattcttttgtgtctcccttctcccttgtcaaagaattcaaaacgacacagtctgagaattcttttgattctttcctttccctaatacaaaagtgttcaaaggactaaccgcctgagaattcttttgtatctccattcacaaagtatcaaaggtttaacaacctgagatctttgtcttaacacattggagggtacatcctttgtggtacaagtagatggtacatctacttgggtttgactgagaacaagagatggtacgtctcttgtggatcagttctagtgtaGGGTatatccactaggttcaaagagaacaaggaaggatacatcccttgtggatctttgcttgtaaaagaatttttacaaggttgaaagaaagctcaaggaccgcaggtcgcttggggactggatgtagacacaagttgttgccgaaccagtataaaaactcgtgtgtgtttgtttccttcttccctactcttttactttccgctgtgcatttaattttcgcttttactttttgttaagtttctcttctactcctcattctcttaacaatttagtaaaagccttaaaagaataattttttaattggtaaaagtttaaaaataattaattcaatctcccttcttaattattttgagaccACTCGATCCAAGATATTATAATGTATATCAGCCTTTTATAGCTAGTGGTACATGCCAGGATAACTGCCCTGCCTAATTCTGTTGTAACTATTAATTCTTATCATCACgtgctttattattatttcatgtaCAAGCTTTTATTCCCTCCCGGTAAACCCGTCACGTGATAGTCACGTAAGTGCAGAGGCACTTTCTTGGCACGCACAGGTCTCGTGCTGCTGCTAACATTAAACTTCATAAATGACTTTAATGACTAATAAAGATATTGACGCACAATGACTAACAAGACGGTTTTTGGCCTGAGAAAATGAAGTAAGTTTTTCACACTGTGGGAAACAAAATTTACACCGTTAGATATATTGCTTTTTAAATCAAAGGCTGAAATTATttgctcttttttcctttttttcattttttctctcgTTCACAAACTAAGTGtataataacatattaaatgttcataaataatttttctaaaacaaagaaaaataagagattaaaaatgataaaaaaattataaatataataaatatttgatttaataaaaagataaaaatgaaaggtGTCATAAATGTTTTAGATGAGCAAGGATCACTAATTGAAACAAAttcaacttaaaaaattaagtctACAAGTTTAAAGTTTGGAAACCAAATGGTATAATATTTAGAGGACAAGTCAATGTCAAACTGAGAATCAACTCTGTTTCCACAGCTTAGCCAACTTATCCAACGAAGCACGTGATGTTCCGCCTTCAGCCATTGCTTCCGCAGCACTCATTTTCATCTTGAAAATCCTCTGACGAATCTCTTTCCCTTTGTCTGATTCCATGAGTTCCCTAACTCGGTCCCCCAACTCAGTCGAACTCACGAACCCATCCTTGTTCTCTTTCACCGCCAAAGCCACCTTCATTTCCTTCACCATAACCATCCTGTTCATCTTCTGCTCCGCGTAGAGAGGCCACGCCACCATCGGCACCCCTTCACACACCGCTTCCAACACCGAGTTCCAACCGCAGTGAGTCACGAACCCACCCACCGAGTCGTGACTCAGAATCGCCGCCTGTGGGGCCCAGTCCCTCACCACCATTCCCTTCTCCTTGGTCCTCTCCAAAAACCCTTCTGGCAACAACTCGTCCAGACTCAGTTCCTCCGCCGAGTCATCAGCACCACCCAACTCGGTTCTCACAACCCACAAGAACCTTTGCTCACTCTTCTCCAACCCAATAGCTATCTCCTTCAACTGAGCCCTCGAGAACCTTCCCATGCTTCCGAAACACAGCAACACGACGCTCTGACTCGGTTGCAAGTTTAGCCAACTCAGACACCCTTTGTCTTCTTCTCCATACGGTGCAGAAATCACGGGTCCGACACAAAACAAGGGTGGTGGTACTGTCGCATCCTCACTTAACGCTCTGATGGCTTCTTCTTCAATGGCTTCAAATGTGTTTACTATAATCCCGGCACCACCCATCATGGTTTCCGCTATCTGAAGGAAGACTTGGCAAACGTAACTCAAAGGGTCTTTGCATTCGTTTGGAAAATCATCGGCTGTAATTGTGGGTAATCCAGGGATTTGGATTTGCAAAGGTTGGTCTTtgtcctttttttctataaggaCTTGGTTAATGGGGGGGTAGTAAAGGAGTAAAGCGAGAGGGGAGGCGCCGGAAGTGTAGTAGAAGTAAGTGGGGACGTTGTTGTTGAGATTTTCAGTGAGGGCTTTGGGGTCGTTGAAGTTCATGAAGTCCAT
The Glycine max cultivar Williams 82 chromosome 16, Glycine_max_v4.0, whole genome shotgun sequence genome window above contains:
- the UGT7 gene encoding isoflavone 7-O-glucosyltransferase UGT7; the protein is MKDTIVLYPNLGRGHLVSMVELGKLILTHHPSLSITILILTPPTTPSTTTTLACNSNAQYIATVTATTPSITFHRVPLAALPFNTPFLPPHLLSLELTRHSTQNIAVALQTLAKASNLKAIVMDFMNFNDPKALTENLNNNVPTYFYYTSGASPLALLLYYPPINQVLIEKKDKDQPLQIQIPGLPTITADDFPNECKDPLSYVCQVFLQIAETMMGGAGIIVNTFEAIEEEAIRALSEDATVPPPLFCVGPVISAPYGEEDKGCLSWLNLQPSQSVVLLCFGSMGRFSRAQLKEIAIGLEKSEQRFLWVVRTELGGADDSAEELSLDELLPEGFLERTKEKGMVVRDWAPQAAILSHDSVGGFVTHCGWNSVLEAVCEGVPMVAWPLYAEQKMNRMVMVKEMKVALAVKENKDGFVSSTELGDRVRELMESDKGKEIRQRIFKMKMSAAEAMAEGGTSRASLDKLAKLWKQS